The following are encoded in a window of Flavobacteriales bacterium genomic DNA:
- a CDS encoding aspartate aminotransferase family protein → MTEQLTRSQELIARRKAAIPNGVGMFNYATAASASGAVITDLDGRELIDFAGGIGVVNAGHCPPPVVKAIQEQAEKFLHVSFNVASYEPYIALCEKLNALLPHGGPTKTMLVNTGAEAVENAIKIARQATKRPGVLCFTDAFHGRSMMAMTLTSKVGYKPDCGPFAPEVYRTQYPNFYRYGAGRSEAEFVKAELHRLEELSHNTVDPKQLACVIIELVQGEGGFNVAPKGYVEGMRKWCDQHGILLIFDEVQAGFGRTGAWSAFEHFGVVPDLSTWAKSLGSGMPIGCVMGKAEIMDKAGPSSIGGTYIGNPVSCAAALATIQYMEEIDINAKGRHVGDVIRKRFEKMKAKHACIGEVRGLGAMIAMEFVKDHDPLQPDAETCTALMNACAKRDLIVITAGTDKNVIRVLSPLVIGDELLNKGLDIMEEELDRIAG, encoded by the coding sequence ATGACCGAGCAACTCACCCGCAGCCAGGAACTCATCGCCCGCCGCAAGGCCGCCATACCCAATGGCGTGGGCATGTTCAACTACGCCACCGCAGCCAGTGCCAGCGGCGCCGTCATCACCGACCTGGACGGCCGCGAACTGATCGACTTCGCCGGGGGCATCGGCGTGGTGAACGCCGGCCACTGCCCGCCACCCGTGGTAAAGGCCATCCAGGAGCAGGCGGAGAAATTCCTGCACGTCAGCTTCAACGTGGCCAGCTACGAGCCCTACATCGCCCTCTGCGAGAAGCTCAACGCGCTGCTGCCCCACGGCGGGCCCACCAAGACGATGCTGGTGAACACCGGTGCCGAAGCCGTGGAGAACGCCATCAAGATCGCCCGGCAAGCCACCAAGCGCCCCGGGGTGCTCTGCTTCACCGACGCCTTCCATGGCCGCAGCATGATGGCCATGACGCTCACCAGCAAGGTGGGCTACAAGCCGGATTGCGGCCCCTTCGCACCGGAGGTCTACCGTACGCAGTACCCCAATTTCTACCGCTACGGCGCAGGACGCAGCGAGGCGGAATTCGTCAAGGCCGAGCTGCATCGCTTGGAGGAACTCTCCCACAACACGGTGGACCCCAAGCAGCTGGCCTGCGTGATCATCGAACTGGTGCAGGGCGAAGGCGGTTTCAACGTGGCGCCCAAGGGTTATGTGGAGGGTATGCGGAAGTGGTGCGATCAGCACGGCATCCTGCTGATCTTCGACGAGGTGCAGGCGGGCTTCGGCCGCACTGGTGCGTGGAGCGCCTTTGAGCATTTCGGCGTGGTGCCCGACCTGAGCACTTGGGCGAAGAGCTTGGGCAGCGGCATGCCCATTGGCTGTGTGATGGGCAAGGCGGAGATCATGGACAAGGCCGGCCCCAGCAGCATAGGCGGCACCTACATCGGCAACCCGGTGAGCTGTGCAGCGGCGCTGGCCACGATCCAGTACATGGAGGAGATCGACATCAATGCCAAGGGTAGGCACGTGGGCGACGTGATCCGCAAGCGTTTCGAGAAGATGAAGGCCAAACACGCCTGCATCGGCGAGGTGCGCGGCCTGGGCGCCATGATCGCCATGGAGTTCGTGAAGGACCATGACCCCCTGCAGCCCGACGCCGAGACCTGCACCGCGCTGATGAACGCCTGTGCCAAACGCGACCTTATCGTGATCACGGCCGGCACCGACAAGAACGTGATCCGTGTGCTCAGTCCGCTGGTGATCGGCGATGAGCTGCTCAACAAGGGGCTGGACATCATGGAGGAGGAATTGGACAGGATCGCGGGGTAG
- a CDS encoding carbon-nitrogen hydrolase family protein yields the protein MKPFSIAGIQMRVSASYSNVEAMKLKLDIVMNIYPWVDMVLFSELAPYGPLTHHALTRIEDFEEQMQAMARKHKIWLLPGSVFEKDAEGRIYNTASVIDPEGNVVARYRKMFPFYPYEVGVTPGSGFCVFDIPDVGRFGVSICYDMWFPETTRTLAVMGAEVILHPTLTGTIDREIELSIARASAAINQCYFFDINGLDAGGSGRSIVCGPEGRVLYQADNNEEIIPIEINMEKVRRSRELGVLRLGQPLKSFRDNISDFEIYQKGAQLPYLDSLGPLIKPKRVKELGDLQIQEETGTPGKPTFVPSIRPHQPGHPPATTTTDITD from the coding sequence ATGAAGCCCTTCTCAATAGCCGGCATCCAGATGCGCGTGAGCGCCTCCTACAGCAACGTGGAGGCCATGAAGCTGAAGCTGGACATCGTGATGAACATCTACCCCTGGGTGGACATGGTGTTGTTCAGCGAGCTGGCACCTTACGGGCCGCTCACGCATCACGCGCTCACACGGATCGAGGACTTCGAGGAGCAGATGCAGGCCATGGCGCGCAAGCACAAGATCTGGCTGTTGCCGGGCAGCGTGTTCGAGAAGGACGCCGAGGGCCGGATCTACAACACCGCCAGCGTGATCGACCCCGAAGGCAACGTGGTGGCGCGCTACCGCAAGATGTTCCCCTTCTACCCTTATGAAGTGGGCGTGACGCCGGGCAGTGGATTCTGCGTGTTCGACATCCCGGACGTGGGGCGCTTCGGGGTGAGCATCTGCTACGACATGTGGTTCCCCGAGACCACACGCACCCTGGCCGTGATGGGCGCCGAGGTGATCCTGCACCCCACGCTCACCGGCACCATCGACCGCGAGATCGAGCTGAGCATCGCACGCGCCAGTGCGGCGATCAACCAGTGCTACTTCTTCGACATCAACGGCCTGGACGCCGGTGGAAGCGGACGCAGCATCGTGTGCGGTCCGGAGGGGCGTGTGTTGTACCAGGCCGACAACAACGAGGAGATCATCCCCATCGAGATCAACATGGAGAAGGTGCGCCGCAGCCGCGAACTGGGCGTGCTGCGCCTGGGCCAGCCGTTGAAGAGCTTCCGCGACAACATCAGCGACTTCGAGATCTACCAGAAAGGCGCGCAACTGCCTTACCTCGACAGCCTCGGTCCGCTGATCAAGCCCAAGCGCGTGAAGGAGTTGGGCGATCTGCAGATCCAGGAGGAGACCGGCACGCCGGGCAAGCCCACCTTCGTACCGAGCATCAGGCCCCACCAGCCGGGACACCCACCGGCAACCACCACCACCGATATCACCGACTAG
- a CDS encoding VOC family protein gives MGSTAKPASRKAAAPKEYVSWFEIPAYDLGRAKIFFDHVFGINMDTHHAGEYAMAYFPPNGSSGGAVVQGPGCIPSDCGALIYLNAGEDLDGMLSRAEEAGGRVVMGRTLISENAGSFALIVDSEGNRLALHEKPNAATRPVASKAGAKAGAPRTKKATVKRKAAPKKVAGKKR, from the coding sequence ATGGGATCCACCGCCAAACCCGCATCGCGCAAGGCCGCCGCACCGAAGGAATACGTCAGCTGGTTCGAGATACCCGCCTACGACCTCGGGCGCGCCAAGATCTTCTTCGACCATGTCTTCGGCATCAACATGGACACGCACCATGCGGGCGAATATGCCATGGCCTACTTCCCTCCGAACGGCTCATCGGGCGGTGCGGTGGTGCAGGGTCCGGGTTGCATACCCAGCGACTGCGGCGCGCTGATCTATTTGAACGCAGGTGAAGACCTGGACGGGATGCTTTCCCGGGCGGAAGAGGCCGGAGGCCGCGTGGTGATGGGCCGCACGCTTATCAGCGAGAATGCCGGGTCCTTCGCCCTGATCGTGGACAGCGAAGGCAACCGGCTGGCGCTGCATGAGAAACCGAACGCGGCCACCAGGCCCGTGGCCAGCAAGGCTGGTGCGAAGGCCGGCGCGCCCAGGACGAAGAAAGCCACGGTGAAGAGGAAAGCGGCACCGAAGAAAGTGGCCGGCAAGAAGCGGTAG